In the Paramisgurnus dabryanus chromosome 18, PD_genome_1.1, whole genome shotgun sequence genome, ttttcagtatataaatatatattttgtcttTTGTAAACTGTAAATATTCATGCCATGTAcaaagaaaatgtgttttttaaataaagtgatTCTCAGAATCtgtatttttgtttcttttttgaacaaaatgttttccatataaAATGTTCCAAAATAGTGTAAAGAacaattctgtaaaaatatatccTTGATATAAAGGGTTCGGATGCAAACCCTCTGACTGTGTCAtgtttatcaggctcttatctTTAGGTTAAGTAATTTCACCATAATGACATTGATCATTAATccgtaattgaaatgccttattttcaaaaagttgACTTTTGTGGCAAATCCTTCTTAAAGgcacattccactttttttttaaatatgctcattttccagctcccctagagttaaacatttgatttttaacgttttggaatccattcagctgatctccgggtctggcagtaccacttttagcatagcttagcataatccattgaatctgattagaccattagcatcgcgctcaaaaatgaccaaagagttttaatatttttcctatttaaaatttgactcttctgtagttacatcgtgtactaagaccgacggaaaattaaaagttgtgattttcaaggcagatatgtctaggaactatactctcattctggcgtaataataatcaaggactttgctgccgtaacatgactgcagcaggcgcaataatattacgcagtgcccgaaaatagtcccctgcttttgaaagtaaccaaggggactattttcaggcagtgcgtaatatcactacacctgctgcagccatgttacagcaccaaagtccttgattattacgccagtttgagaatatagttcctagcatatctgcctagaaaatcacaactttaaattttccgtcgatctaagtacacgatgtaactacagaagagtcaagtttttgatagaaaaaatatcagaactctttggttattttttagcgtgatgctaatggtctaatcagatttaatagattgtgctaagctatgctaaaagtggtagtgccagacccagagatcagctgaatggattccaaaacgataaaaattaaatgttttttaagtggagtgtccctttaagtgcatgcaagcttttttggcaaaaacttccacctttaaaaaaaatccactaaTTTGGACAAGACAGTAAACaatgcaaataataaaagtcagaatttaaaatataaaaatgaagaACTGAACTACACATTGAGGGGCGCTGTAATGCATGTGGCAGCTATATTctggttgtattcaggtccaagtaccCACAAGGACCCCAAGTTTAAATGTGATCCACAATTGTTTCACAAACCCTTCCTATCTCTTCATATCTTTaaaattgactgagtaaggccataataaacattaaagagCACCCATTATCtgattcatgtttttaaatttcctttggtgtgtaagtgtgtattagtccatgttaacaatatgcaaaaggttcataccccaaagtaaacaatgacacgagttatcatctccaaattaaatctcttttcttggactacaacaaacatggattgtaggcaacagtttacttcctgggattggtgatgtagacaagactgacattatcataattcctcccgcttctgactcacagcctgtaagttaactcctgttagcactgcattgtgacaaaatcttccaaacatggtaaggagcgtcacatttccggctgccGTCAGAAAtattcaagccaatcacaacgtacaaattagctggccaatcagggacacagaacTTCAaatcgatgagctttgtacaaaatcagtgtgtttcagacagggaaatctggagctacaagaatgtacggtatgtggaaaataatgtgtttttttaccataaaccacgtgaacacactgaattataccaaatacacaaaataacgttgttttttatcaatgaaatagaTGCACTTTAAAATCAATTACTAAAATCTAATTTTAATGCTTCAAATCTAATAATTAGATTATAACTTCTATCCTGTATTTCACAGATGGGTCCCAAATAGGTATTACCAGttcacgagttcgcattaacatgtaattaaTAGTGTAATGAGATAAGGAGACCTCTTCACTCTGATTGGTTGGATTTCGTGACCATGCACCTCCCGaatttagttaaataaacttcatgtAAAAGAAATCATTTTTAGACATAAACTCTTTTGTCTCACACCTTTTATTGATAGTTCACCTCATTTCTTTCACAAGATCAATAAATACAGTTAATAGTCATTTCAGTTGGCTAAATGACATTAGTCTGTAAGTCAAAAAAGTACATTTCAGCAGCTACTAACCTCAACTGACAGGCAACAGTTATCAAATAGTGCACCAATCAGATAAGGAAAAACAATTGGGGGCGTGGTCTATCAGTGCGTCACAAATAAGGTATGATAATAGTCCCTGGATGTTTTATTCATTTGGAAAAGTTTCTGCAGTATACAAAGGGAAACCTGCAAAAAGTATTCAAACATAAATATCTTATGAAGCTGAAAGTGTGGTCGTATTGTCCAAAATATATACAAACATGCATGTGATGAAGAATGTGTAGATATTGAATGACAGTCGTCCCAGTTCCACTTAAATCGGTGCACACAGTTTGTCGCCCTGTCGCCATTCGAAGAGCTATTTTCCTAACAACATCATTAACTTGGTCttgaattttattttgtgtccTGTTAAGAGGGTGAATcctgaagaaaaacaaaaaagtaattCCCCAACATTCCCTAGGATAACATCTACATCTATCTACAGACATAACTTGTCTTCATCTCTTTGTCAGGCAATGCAACATACTTAAATTGTCCATATCAGAGATCCCACCAAATAAACAATCAATATACGCCAGTAAGGAATTACATGAAATGTAGCAACTACTAATGTTAGTGCTGAAATGATCACGAGCCACCGAGATAAAGAATGACATTTTGTTGGTGTGATTCGCCTGTGCATGCTCTGAAATGACCCATCAACTTTTGGTATAAACTTTGGATCTGTCTTCGCTGCTGTCTACATGTTCCTCCATTCCTGAAGATCTTGAAGTTCTGTGGGTTCCAGCTTACCAAAGCATGTCATACTTCAACTGTTTGTCGCTTATCTGTAGGTCATTATTTGAACGTGACATTACGAGGAGCTTTATTCGTAGTAACTATGAAAGCAGGAAACATTGTAAGAAGAGAGTATTCGTGGGGTTGCAGTAGTGGGAAATGGCAAGCTAAGGGAAAACAACAGCACTGGTTTTGGGCCGTGATACACCCGCAAGAGTCGCTTCAGATCAACAGAGGCAGCGACGGTCGCTCTTGGTCACTTCCTCAGATGAATGCACCACATTGGGCACAAAACCGCTCTTGACGCCCTCCCAGCCCTCCTGGATGGTGATGTCGCCATTTTTGACCAGCTCAAAGATGTCGCGCGTCAGCTCGGTGAATGCCCTCTCTACGTTGATGGCGTCACGGGCGGAGGTTTCCACGTAGCGCATGCCGTAAGCAGCTGCCAGTTTTTCAGCTTCCTGCTGGCTCACCTGCCGCTGCTGTTCCAGGTCGCACTTGTGACCGACCAGTATGAAGACGATGCTGTGGGGCTGCACGTGACTGCGCGCCTCCTCCAGCCACTCGTGCACATTCTGGAAGGAACGCCGGTTGGTGATGTCAAAAAGCAAAAGGCCACCCACTGAATTGCGATAGTAAGCCCTTGTGATAGATCTAGGGAAAATTAGACCATGATGGGATAAACATTAAATCAAGAGAAATGAATGACTGTGGGTTTTATATGTACTAAAAACAACATGCAAACTTTGTATGGATATTTCAACTCAATTTCTGAATACATAATGCAAGAGGCAACAATGAACTTTCTTCTCAACCTTCAATGATGAAGCCATTAGAGCTACAAGTAAAATGTCATCAAATATCACCAGATGTACCTAAATCTCTCCTGGCCAGCCGTGTCCCAGATCTGAAGCTTGATGCGTTTGCCGGGTTCGATCTCTACCAGGCGAGAGAAGAAGTCAACTCCGACAGTGGGATCAGACACCTGTGCGAAACGTCCTTCTGTGAACCGTCTGATCAGACACGATTTCCCCACGGTCGAGTCGCCAATGACAATCAGTCGGAACTGGTACAGCCATATAGCTTCCATATCTTATTAAAtctacaaaaaaaattgtatgtcAATATGATGATTACTGCCTTGTTTACTGGCTGTCGAAGCAAACATAAGCAAAAGCTGGTTTAAATAAACCTGAAtagaaaatgttcatattttacccaaccataagttgaaacaacccagcacatgTTTATTTAAACTCACTGGTTGGGTATGTCTATATTTTACACAACCATGCCctgtaaaaatggctgggttatttttaaaccatgggtaaatattggactgAACACATTGCTGCCCTActaaaaaatccagctaagaccagcataagctggtgagctggttttacatggtctcccagcttggttttgcTGCTGTAGCAAGCTGGTCCAACTGGACTTCGCTGGTCAGGCTGGGAGGGCCAGCTTAAACCAGATACtgccagcttaaaccagctaccagcttatgctggttttagctggatttttcagtagggtaggTTAAAATCAACCCAATGTATAACAACACACCAGCATTGGGTAATTTTAAACCCaacatggggtaatttttaacccagcatttgttttgtccaatatttacccgttatggattaaaaataacccagccaatTTTAGAAtgtgggttgaaacaacccagcacaggttaatttaaacccactGGGTTGGGTTTGTCTATATTTTACACAACCATGGGTTGAATCCAGCATTTTATtggattaaatatttaatcatttttaaatatCATAAAGAACTCGTTTTGTAAATTAACTTGAAAATACActtcatattatttttttatatttactgttttatttattgaagtAAATTTGATGTATTATTTCTGAATAAGCCTTAATAAGATTGTTGTATAGTTGGCCATTTCAACGTGACCGAACGTGATACATTTTATTGGGTAGGCCTGTTTGAATTCAATGGTTTGATCACTATCAGACCCGAATCCCACTACATTCTATTTAATTTCCTTATTATTTAATTACTAATGCATAACAATGTTCAATACAACATTATATAAAGCCTAATTATAATGAACATCGCGTATGTTAGCAAATGAGTACATCAAGCATTGCAGAGACTTGCAGGCCTATGTCAAACATCAAAGCtgttaatatgttttataaCATTGCATGTACTACTGTTATTACCTCGGTTATGCTTTTCAGTGCCTAAGAATGGCAAGCCCCATATTCTTCCCTGTCTTTCAGTCCGAAAATGTGTTATTCAGTGACGCTCCCGTGCAAGGCATCCGAGCACACCCGTATGTTTAAAGGATAAATGTGCAACTAGTCCCCGCTTTCAACGTGCACTAAATAACAAAACGAAAAACCATATCCTCTCGGGCCTTGTCAAATTACTTTAGAAATGCTCGTAAATTGTTTGTAAATTCATATCGTCAATCTCATGATTAGggatgaagagatgtttgtgaaAATGTGCTGATGAAATGGCAGTATCATCAGCATCATATAGCCTGACTCATCCCTCATCAGTACCATTGCCGTAATAACTGCAAGAGCGGCGCACAGGGCGCGTCATACAACCCAAGTCCCTATAAGGAAAGTTATCCCACTCGGCTGCCATTTTTGTAACCCCTCCAGGGCcatttatttcagtcatgcaagaccAAGCTGGTTATCTGAATGAGGAAACACTGCTATTTTAATATCGATTTCTTAGGTCAAtataaaacaacatatttccGACTAAATATCAAAACAGACGTATACTgtacatttaattttgtttctgGTTATTCCTGCTACTGCGCATGCGCAAAGGATCAGGCTCTGTTTATTGTAGGGCACTTTTCCCCACTGATAGTAACAGATCTGCGGTATCACGTTACTCTCTATAATCTTTGATACAACTCTGTTGTGGCAAAATTCTCCTCCCCCATTCGCAGGATTTGATACTTCCGGGGGGCGTGATACTGCTGGCATTCCCACAACTGACTGAGCCTGGCCATTGATTCTCATCAGAGGTAAAATTCATTTAACGTGAACATATAAGATTGAGTTGGTGTCCATCCAGCTGAATCGAGTGAAAATATATTGTACATTTGGCCTTCTGTTCAGGCAAGGAGTGGACAGTCTAACAActcaattaattttaatttaatatgcCTATAACGTTACTAGAAGATCCTGAAATTTAATGAGGCGCACATATTCTTACAGAATGTTGGTTGGTGAACACATACAGAGACGTTATTAAAAGTGCTTTATCTTTATATCTAGCTAGCTATAATCAGAATTACAGTTGCAAACTGCTCTTTTTCTCTAGCAGAAAATGTTTGGTGTGGTGATTCCAAACACATAGTCACGTATGTGTCGCCGTATGACATCGAAGTGCCGCGAGAACTTTCAAAATCAAAAGTTGTGGAATCGCTCCCGCGGTAATTTGATGTCATACTGCTATTCGTCTGCGCAGGCATCAACAATGCAGAGGAAATATTGAATTATTTATtagtatattatttttattattattacagttaTTAATTAGGTcgtattataattattttattattaatagtaatgtagtattattttgtatttgtatactataatgtttttaaaacgaatcataaatattaaagtaggctacagtatttactacagttttttATTCACTATTAAAGAATATGTACATTAATTAGTATAACAATTACAATAATATAATACAGTAAACTATAATTTACCACAGTTTATAGTTTTACAGTAGCCTACAACTCTTGGTGTGTATTTTATTTAGGCTATTTCGCACACTCGTCGATACCGTGAGGATAGGGGTGTGGCGTTAGTTAGTTCCCATCACTTTAGGGCTTTACTGAAGTATCCGAATATCACTGAAGTGGGAAGCCCAATCCATCCGTGGCTTTTACGAGCTTTTTTCTTGACGAGAAAACTACCAAATCAGATTAAGTTGTAGGCTATTAATTTTCTTTTGAAAGAAGATAATTCCCCCTGGCGTTTGATTTGTTTTTATCTCATATTTGGAATTAAAAGGGAAGAGAAAGTTGGTGTATTTGTTAGTATATTTAATAAGTAGCTCGAGGCATGACTGTTGTGATTTGGACAAAGTCATCGTGTCGTAGCTTATATAAACTTTTATGAGAGTAAACGTCTCATTAACTATATTCCTAAAACAAATGTAGGAAACTTAAAAGTAGGTCATTGCGTTTACGGTCCGGGCGATATTTTATTTTGTCAAGGCAAGTCATGCAGAAAGAGCATTTGTCAGATGGGGTAAAATCTTTGCGTGTGAGGGAGAGCTCCCTCACTACCTCCCACACTTTCGTGCGCCTCACgcgctacctcccacacctctTTGCGTGTGAGGGAGAGCTCCCTCACTACCTCCCACACTTTCGTGCGcctcacgcgctacctcacacacctcacgcgctacctcacacacctcacacacacctcacacgctacctcacacacctcacgcgctacctcacacacctcacgcgctacctcacacacctcacacgctacctcccacacctcacgcgctacaTCACACACCTCACACATCTCATGGGCTATCTCCCACATCTCCCTCGCTacctcacgcgctacctcttgcgaaaattaaccatggttatattgtggtaaaagtgtagtaaccatgtttttttggtgtattgattactatcagcaaaaccatgattttactacactaactatggttttactatggtttttaaaaaacatgatagtcaaaaccattgttattttggagttactatggttttactacagtaaccatgtttttttggttttaactgtagtaaaaccatggttaattttcgtacctcacacacctcacgcgctacctcacacacctcacgcgctacctcccacacctcacggGCTATCTCCCTCGCTATCTCCCACATCTCCCTCGCTACCTCCCACATCTCACGCGTGTCAGGGGGAGCTCCCGCGCTATAAGTATACTTGGACCGCGGTCGTCGGCTCCCGCGCggactttttacttctactgcttacattttcacgcaattatctgtactttctactccttacattttaaaaatcgcctCGTTACTTCTATTAATTTcggcttgttttcttttttttacatttcgggttgtcatcgttaaaaaaacctttgatatcatccGCCATCCGTTTGTACAGTAACGCGGTattctgtcttcaaatggaaaagtacgaaataaaactcacgcatcactttcaggtcagttcacattcacaagcctgtgtaaatgtatagctgcctgctgacaccaactcatctgtgtgatttaaatagtgatacaataccaatttatatcatgtaacttcagttgttcaacttaaatgacattgtgctgcgttgcgttttgaagcatggcaaagatatctatgctaaagacattgttgttttgtatatgctaatAACTGCTCTAAATTTGATTTGCATTAATAAAACCTACTTAGCTGAATGCAtgagtgttaaatcaaccaaacacataaccatacataccaacttttacttttgttaatagacatctgctgtttccttaaacctgacttttaatttacttacaagaaagacatttagtaattctccaaaattgcttggatttatactgactacagtaaagtatactaaagtccattagctacacaagtacagatgcagcaatataggctataatatataatagcatgtttgtagtttgtgttgctgtcaaaatacaattataaatgataacaatagcatatttctattctcacacatactatagttgtgtgtgattttgttgcTTTTTAACTAAATAGGGCACCACTGTAAAAGTTTTGCCAGCAGCAGCCCtgctctgaagtttgactttttgcaccattacaatatttataggcaactagactcatatcttcctctctatggaacacatgtttatgctcagtagtacacatatactgtatgtttctttaatgcagtggttatcaaacctttttttgcggcctcccttgtgtacagtggattccttcacgcccccccccccaaaaaaaaatatatgacataaacattctaaaacttaaaatttgaattaaacaaaacattaaattatacaatgtattgcttttgtttattagccttatttttctgaggtttagttacacagaatttataataaagtaatgtatttcataaaatattataaaactggggcccctggcaccatctcacgaTCCCCAGTTTGAcaaccactgctttaatgtatttgtctGAATTGTATTAAAAAGCGTTCATTTTTAATGGGCATATACCGTATGTGGTTGAAACAGATAGCCtagtgcaggggtaggcaacatggagtgccgatgtcctgcagtgttTAGCACCAGGTCTAATCAAGCAGACCTGAACAAACTAAAGGTTTATaaagtcacctgaaactacaggtagccaaggttttataagggttggagctaaaatctgcaggacatcgacACTCCAGGACTGACATTGcattttacttgagtaaaaagcttgagttgataattcaacttctacaaaagtctttttaaaccctagtatctatacttctacttgagtaatgaatatgaatacttttgacaccactTTATAATGATATATTTCTTTCTGCTGGAGCAGATTAATATAATAACATTATTTATCTCCCCACCAATGTCAAAATCAAACTACGCTCTTGAGTGGAAAAACTAATATTAACATTAGCAGAATATATTAAAGTTTCTGTTAGATCACACACTGTATTAACATCATTGTGTAAGACCACAAagccacagttatatgatagtTTTGCTAACTTTCGCTTGTATGAGATCCTGCACTCCCTTTCTTTCGCACGCTGATAGAACATACACCGTATCAAAATGTATCAGTGTACAAGCTGTATGCTGTATTATTATAACACTGGTTTATTGTATGAATACTTATTGTCTGAAAGTAGGACAAGGACATTTTACTAACCTTTGCTTTCTGTAACAAGTTGATTAAAACAAGTTGATTCTTTTTTGTTATAAAACTGGTAAAGAGATAAGATCCAAAGTTCTTAGTACAGCCAATACTTAGCATTTTAACCCTTGATTTGGTTTCAGATATAGAATATACAATAGTTACCTTGTTCATAACTTGTTACCTGCACTGACTGAATAcctcaaagttttttttcttatttctgGCTCTCACAAAGGTAATCTCCTTTTCTCTCGCTCTCCACCCTCAGCCCTCCCTGTTTGCTCATCAACTCTTATAATAGCGTACTTTGAGAGACTCTCTTCAAACTGTTCTCCAAGTTTAAAATTATGGAACATCTGATCAACTGGGGTCTCAGCGCAATTGACAGCATCTACTCGGCGACGAGAGGCATGAAGGGGGATTCACCATGCCCTGCAGGAACGTTCGTAGCTGGCTACATAAGGGACTCGTGGAGAAATTGGCAG is a window encoding:
- the rab39ba gene encoding RAB39B, member RAS oncogene family a; amino-acid sequence: MEAIWLYQFRLIVIGDSTVGKSCLIRRFTEGRFAQVSDPTVGVDFFSRLVEIEPGKRIKLQIWDTAGQERFRSITRAYYRNSVGGLLLFDITNRRSFQNVHEWLEEARSHVQPHSIVFILVGHKCDLEQQRQVSQQEAEKLAAAYGMRYVETSARDAINVERAFTELTRDIFELVKNGDITIQEGWEGVKSGFVPNVVHSSEEVTKSDRRCLC